A single Scleropages formosus chromosome 4, fSclFor1.1, whole genome shotgun sequence DNA region contains:
- the ccdc83 gene encoding coiled-coil domain-containing protein 83 isoform X2: MAQDKFTQGDAFISFQIQLRRKEQDDFRLEVAQLEEKKQRQIEVNRQLKAEQMKHVKRLLNEVKEQERKLEQEEVRSKEQLEQALDRNLQLASDQERQLAELRNDLASLQQQLQVLQAEKQVWYNYKMVGSKEHEQQIRRLESELVIMQESFQQMSGSIQCSRDKALGEIDRKTTKLMDEKRSLAAERAIKELDSVSQWEIKDNEWLKREHAIYKEEVSMLELAVQQLEQDNLELVREMLQSRISGLQIDRNTFLTQDMGLALSSSGTRIETEDMLGLTEQSEMPGRPENAPGQAAEAGKVLSRPVDLEGDETAGSCTQSPQRPTGPTPWDPHIPLDDSQSIMQQKSLHLELVVVGQAAPLHPPLTDAIASATGLQEEWPLTTSIIHSRFK; the protein is encoded by the exons ATGGCGCAGGACAAATTTACACAAGGGGATGCCTTCATAAGTTTCCA AATACAGCTGAGGAGGAAGGAACAGGACGACTTCCGGTTGGAAGTTGCTCAGCTTgaggagaagaagcagagacAGATTGAAGTG aatagGCAGCTGAAAGCGGAGCAGATGAAACACGTCAAGCGATTGCTGAACGAGGTGAAGGAACAGGAGCGGAAACTGGAACAGGAGGAGGTGCGCAGcaaggagcagctggagcaggccCTCGACCGAAACCTCCAGCTGGCCAGCGATCAGGAGAGGCAGCTAGCAG agctcCGCAATGACCTGGCaagtctgcagcagcagctccaggtttTGCAGGCCGAGAAGCAGGTCTGGTACAACTACAAGATGGTGGGCAGCAAGGAGCACGAGCAGCAGATTCGCCGCCTGGAGAGTGAACTCGTCATCATGCAGGAGAGCTTTCAGCAAATGTCAG GCAGTATTCAGTGCTCGCGGGACAAAGCCTTAGGCGAAATCGACCGAAAGACCACCAAACTCATGGATGAGAAGAGGAGTCTAGCAGCAGAG AGAGCGATCAAAGAGCTGGACAGTGTCAGCCAGTGGGAAATCAAAGACAACGAATGGCTGAAAAGAGAG CACGCCATTTACAAGGAGGAGGTGTCCATGCTGGAGCTGGCTgtacagcagctggagcaggacaACCTTGAGCTGGTCCGCGAGATGCTGCAGAGTCGGATCAGCGGCCTTCAGATCGacag AAACACTTTCCTCACCCAAGACATGGGTCTCGCCCTGTCCAGTTCGGGGACCAGAATTGAGACTGAGGACATGCTGGGTCTCACAGAGCAGTCAG AGATGCCAGGCAGACCCGAGAACGCCCCTGGCCAGGCGGCGGAAGCAGGGAAAGTTCTGAGCCGACCTGTGGATCTGGAGGGGGATGAAACAGCCGGCAGCTGCACCCAGTCACCCCAGCGGCCGACTGGACCTACTCCCTGGGACCCGCACATACCGCTGGATGACAGCCAGAGTATCATGCAG CAGAAATCCCTGCACCTGGAACTCGTGGTCGTGGGCCAGGCTGCACCACTACATCCTCCCCTGACGGATGCCATCGCCTCAGCCACCGGACTCCAGGAAGAGTGGCCGCTCACCACGAGCATCATTCACAGCAGGTTCAAGTAG
- the ccdc83 gene encoding coiled-coil domain-containing protein 83 isoform X3 → MKHVKRLLNEVKEQERKLEQEEVRSKEQLEQALDRNLQLASDQERQLAELRNDLASLQQQLQVLQAEKQVWYNYKMVGSKEHEQQIRRLESELVIMQESFQQMSGSIQCSRDKALGEIDRKTTKLMDEKRSLAAERAIKELDSVSQWEIKDNEWLKREHAIYKEEVSMLELAVQQLEQDNLELVREMLQSRISGLQIDSRNTFLTQDMGLALSSSGTRIETEDMLGLTEQSEMPGRPENAPGQAAEAGKVLSRPVDLEGDETAGSCTQSPQRPTGPTPWDPHIPLDDSQSIMQQKSLHLELVVVGQAAPLHPPLTDAIASATGLQEEWPLTTSIIHSRFK, encoded by the exons ATGAAACACGTCAAGCGATTGCTGAACGAGGTGAAGGAACAGGAGCGGAAACTGGAACAGGAGGAGGTGCGCAGcaaggagcagctggagcaggccCTCGACCGAAACCTCCAGCTGGCCAGCGATCAGGAGAGGCAGCTAGCAG agctcCGCAATGACCTGGCaagtctgcagcagcagctccaggtttTGCAGGCCGAGAAGCAGGTCTGGTACAACTACAAGATGGTGGGCAGCAAGGAGCACGAGCAGCAGATTCGCCGCCTGGAGAGTGAACTCGTCATCATGCAGGAGAGCTTTCAGCAAATGTCAG GCAGTATTCAGTGCTCGCGGGACAAAGCCTTAGGCGAAATCGACCGAAAGACCACCAAACTCATGGATGAGAAGAGGAGTCTAGCAGCAGAG AGAGCGATCAAAGAGCTGGACAGTGTCAGCCAGTGGGAAATCAAAGACAACGAATGGCTGAAAAGAGAG CACGCCATTTACAAGGAGGAGGTGTCCATGCTGGAGCTGGCTgtacagcagctggagcaggacaACCTTGAGCTGGTCCGCGAGATGCTGCAGAGTCGGATCAGCGGCCTTCAGATCGacag CAGAAACACTTTCCTCACCCAAGACATGGGTCTCGCCCTGTCCAGTTCGGGGACCAGAATTGAGACTGAGGACATGCTGGGTCTCACAGAGCAGTCAG AGATGCCAGGCAGACCCGAGAACGCCCCTGGCCAGGCGGCGGAAGCAGGGAAAGTTCTGAGCCGACCTGTGGATCTGGAGGGGGATGAAACAGCCGGCAGCTGCACCCAGTCACCCCAGCGGCCGACTGGACCTACTCCCTGGGACCCGCACATACCGCTGGATGACAGCCAGAGTATCATGCAG CAGAAATCCCTGCACCTGGAACTCGTGGTCGTGGGCCAGGCTGCACCACTACATCCTCCCCTGACGGATGCCATCGCCTCAGCCACCGGACTCCAGGAAGAGTGGCCGCTCACCACGAGCATCATTCACAGCAGGTTCAAGTAG
- the ccdc83 gene encoding coiled-coil domain-containing protein 83 isoform X1: MAQDKFTQGDAFISFQIQLRRKEQDDFRLEVAQLEEKKQRQIEVNRQLKAEQMKHVKRLLNEVKEQERKLEQEEVRSKEQLEQALDRNLQLASDQERQLAELRNDLASLQQQLQVLQAEKQVWYNYKMVGSKEHEQQIRRLESELVIMQESFQQMSGSIQCSRDKALGEIDRKTTKLMDEKRSLAAERAIKELDSVSQWEIKDNEWLKREHAIYKEEVSMLELAVQQLEQDNLELVREMLQSRISGLQIDSRNTFLTQDMGLALSSSGTRIETEDMLGLTEQSEMPGRPENAPGQAAEAGKVLSRPVDLEGDETAGSCTQSPQRPTGPTPWDPHIPLDDSQSIMQQKSLHLELVVVGQAAPLHPPLTDAIASATGLQEEWPLTTSIIHSRFK; this comes from the exons ATGGCGCAGGACAAATTTACACAAGGGGATGCCTTCATAAGTTTCCA AATACAGCTGAGGAGGAAGGAACAGGACGACTTCCGGTTGGAAGTTGCTCAGCTTgaggagaagaagcagagacAGATTGAAGTG aatagGCAGCTGAAAGCGGAGCAGATGAAACACGTCAAGCGATTGCTGAACGAGGTGAAGGAACAGGAGCGGAAACTGGAACAGGAGGAGGTGCGCAGcaaggagcagctggagcaggccCTCGACCGAAACCTCCAGCTGGCCAGCGATCAGGAGAGGCAGCTAGCAG agctcCGCAATGACCTGGCaagtctgcagcagcagctccaggtttTGCAGGCCGAGAAGCAGGTCTGGTACAACTACAAGATGGTGGGCAGCAAGGAGCACGAGCAGCAGATTCGCCGCCTGGAGAGTGAACTCGTCATCATGCAGGAGAGCTTTCAGCAAATGTCAG GCAGTATTCAGTGCTCGCGGGACAAAGCCTTAGGCGAAATCGACCGAAAGACCACCAAACTCATGGATGAGAAGAGGAGTCTAGCAGCAGAG AGAGCGATCAAAGAGCTGGACAGTGTCAGCCAGTGGGAAATCAAAGACAACGAATGGCTGAAAAGAGAG CACGCCATTTACAAGGAGGAGGTGTCCATGCTGGAGCTGGCTgtacagcagctggagcaggacaACCTTGAGCTGGTCCGCGAGATGCTGCAGAGTCGGATCAGCGGCCTTCAGATCGacag CAGAAACACTTTCCTCACCCAAGACATGGGTCTCGCCCTGTCCAGTTCGGGGACCAGAATTGAGACTGAGGACATGCTGGGTCTCACAGAGCAGTCAG AGATGCCAGGCAGACCCGAGAACGCCCCTGGCCAGGCGGCGGAAGCAGGGAAAGTTCTGAGCCGACCTGTGGATCTGGAGGGGGATGAAACAGCCGGCAGCTGCACCCAGTCACCCCAGCGGCCGACTGGACCTACTCCCTGGGACCCGCACATACCGCTGGATGACAGCCAGAGTATCATGCAG CAGAAATCCCTGCACCTGGAACTCGTGGTCGTGGGCCAGGCTGCACCACTACATCCTCCCCTGACGGATGCCATCGCCTCAGCCACCGGACTCCAGGAAGAGTGGCCGCTCACCACGAGCATCATTCACAGCAGGTTCAAGTAG